One Kineococcus radiotolerans SRS30216 = ATCC BAA-149 DNA window includes the following coding sequences:
- a CDS encoding magnesium and cobalt transport protein CorA encodes MIVDLSTYRDGTRSAADDLPSALATARGSEDGFLWLSLEDPTAEELGRAAADLPLHHLAVEDALAGHQRPKVEHYGDTVFAVLKVLSYFDATSTVETGELMLFVGDRFVVTVRRGGTGPVDDVGDLVQHDPRRRHRGPRGVLHAVMERVVREYTRIDGELERDVDEVEEQVFSPDRSSDAERIYSLKREVLEVRRAAAPLVAPLQALVAGGRGGSGEVPDDGPGAGGSPGEGPGHPVLDEQSRFVLRDVLDNLTRTVEHVESYDRLLTDILNAHLAQVSVRQNDDMRKISAWAAIAAVPTLVAGVYGMNFQHMPELSWRYGYPACVLAMVGICVGLYRTFKRSGWL; translated from the coding sequence ATGATCGTGGACCTGTCCACCTACCGCGACGGCACCCGCTCGGCGGCCGACGACCTGCCCTCGGCGCTGGCCACGGCCCGGGGCAGCGAGGACGGCTTCCTGTGGCTGAGCCTGGAGGACCCCACCGCCGAGGAGCTCGGGCGGGCGGCCGCGGACCTGCCGCTGCACCACCTCGCCGTGGAGGACGCGCTCGCGGGCCACCAGCGGCCGAAGGTGGAGCACTACGGCGACACCGTGTTCGCCGTCCTGAAGGTCCTCTCCTACTTCGACGCGACCTCCACCGTGGAGACCGGCGAGCTCATGCTGTTCGTCGGCGACCGGTTCGTCGTCACGGTCCGCCGGGGGGGCACGGGACCCGTCGACGACGTCGGCGACCTCGTGCAGCACGACCCGCGCCGGCGGCACCGCGGGCCTCGCGGCGTGCTGCACGCGGTGATGGAACGGGTCGTGCGGGAGTACACGCGCATCGACGGGGAGCTCGAGCGCGACGTGGACGAGGTCGAGGAGCAGGTGTTCTCCCCCGACCGGTCCTCCGACGCCGAGCGCATCTACTCCCTGAAGCGGGAGGTCCTGGAGGTCCGCCGCGCCGCGGCTCCGCTGGTGGCCCCGCTCCAGGCGCTCGTGGCGGGCGGCCGGGGCGGTTCCGGCGAGGTCCCCGACGACGGTCCCGGCGCCGGGGGTTCCCCCGGGGAGGGTCCGGGGCACCCCGTCCTGGACGAGCAGTCCCGGTTCGTCCTGCGCGACGTGCTGGACAACCTGACGCGGACGGTCGAGCACGTCGAGTCCTACGACCGGCTGCTCACCGACATCCTCAACGCCCACCTGGCCCAGGTCTCGGTGCGGCAGAACGACGACATGCGCAAGATCTCGGCGTGGGCCGCGATCGCGGCGGTGCCGACGCTGGTGGCGGGCGTGTACGGCATGAACTTCCAGCACATGCCCGAGCTGTCCTGGCGCTACGGCTACCCCGCCTGCGTCCTGGCCATGGTGGGGATCTGCGTCGGCCTGTACCGGACGTTCAAACGGTCGGGCTGGTTGTGA
- a CDS encoding endo-1,3-alpha-glucanase family glycosylhydrolase: MRLSPQLRTGTTRTRRWLTALLGATAVSTATLVPVLTATTANAAERPGASAFTTNDVLPFDMPSASASKAQGKLVFAHYMPSLPVSLDNADPANDYYARNYLKPGGEGGKHAAYGGFLRDRPLPVAKQSGSDWKLKNFELEVRQAKSAGIDGFSVDLLSVNPGSPLYQNQKLLLQAAQNVGGFSILLVPDMTAGASSSTPQSLAATVADLAGSSAAHRLADGRLVVSPFHADSRNASWWGTFLSVMKSEHRMPVAFFPLSLDERTSLSSFKSISYGISNWGNRNPAWNSPAPSSSPMTRAKNVQSLGLQWMQPVSVQDERPTQGIYDEAENTQNLRNTWAIARDSGANWVQIPTWNDYVEGSHIGPSAGQGWSFLDINAYYTAWYKTGSTPTIKRDTVYVTHRTQSVSAKQTTPQTKTMRHRGGSAPRDTVEALTFLTAPGTVTVTVGSTKHTCQVDAGVDTCVVPLGAGTVSAAVTRGSSTVAAVTSPQVVTNSPSVQDLHYVAASSRREGSSIPVSAPAPVPTVPASPRPTVPVTPAPVIQPASSTSTVLFPITDTYANEGAPSTEYGSDPLLVSRTGPGARAYLRFDLPKAPAGKRLTGATLRVRTAPDPMAASTAAHRVRLASNAYRVAELNWNNRPAASGAVLGEVAAGAKVNSSYDVTLATAPLASVLGTPQTVAIDALGADSLWLWSSENADRNLRPQLVLTWS; this comes from the coding sequence GTGCGTCTGTCCCCCCAGCTCCGCACCGGCACCACCCGCACCCGGCGCTGGCTCACGGCCCTGCTCGGCGCGACCGCGGTCAGCACCGCGACGCTCGTCCCGGTGCTCACCGCGACCACGGCGAACGCCGCCGAACGCCCCGGCGCCAGCGCCTTCACCACGAATGACGTCCTCCCCTTCGACATGCCCTCTGCCTCGGCGTCGAAGGCCCAGGGGAAGCTCGTCTTCGCCCACTACATGCCGTCCCTGCCGGTGTCGCTGGACAACGCGGACCCCGCCAACGACTACTACGCCCGGAACTACCTGAAGCCCGGGGGCGAGGGCGGCAAGCACGCCGCCTACGGCGGTTTCCTGCGCGACCGCCCCCTGCCGGTCGCCAAGCAGTCCGGGTCGGACTGGAAGCTGAAGAACTTCGAGCTCGAGGTGCGCCAGGCGAAGTCGGCCGGCATCGACGGGTTCAGCGTGGACCTGCTCTCGGTCAACCCGGGCAGCCCGCTGTACCAGAACCAGAAGCTGCTGCTGCAGGCCGCCCAGAACGTGGGCGGGTTCAGCATCCTGCTGGTCCCCGACATGACCGCCGGCGCGTCCTCCTCGACGCCGCAGAGCCTCGCGGCCACCGTCGCCGACCTCGCCGGCAGTTCCGCCGCGCACCGCCTCGCCGACGGCCGCCTGGTCGTCTCCCCGTTCCACGCCGACAGCCGCAACGCCTCCTGGTGGGGCACCTTCCTGTCGGTCATGAAGTCCGAGCACCGGATGCCGGTCGCGTTCTTCCCCCTGTCCCTGGACGAGCGCACCAGCCTGAGCTCCTTCAAGTCCATCTCCTACGGCATCTCCAACTGGGGCAACCGCAACCCCGCGTGGAACTCGCCCGCCCCGTCGTCCTCCCCGATGACCCGGGCGAAGAACGTGCAGAGCCTCGGCCTGCAGTGGATGCAGCCGGTCTCGGTGCAGGACGAGCGCCCGACCCAGGGCATCTACGACGAGGCCGAGAACACCCAGAACCTGCGCAACACGTGGGCCATCGCCCGCGACTCCGGCGCGAACTGGGTGCAGATCCCGACCTGGAACGACTACGTCGAGGGTTCCCACATCGGCCCCTCGGCCGGCCAGGGCTGGTCCTTCCTGGACATCAACGCCTACTACACCGCCTGGTACAAGACCGGTTCCACACCGACCATCAAGCGCGACACCGTCTACGTCACCCACCGCACCCAGTCCGTCTCGGCCAAGCAGACGACGCCGCAGACCAAGACGATGCGCCACCGCGGCGGGTCCGCGCCCCGGGACACCGTCGAGGCGCTGACGTTCCTCACCGCCCCCGGCACCGTCACCGTCACCGTCGGCAGCACCAAGCACACCTGCCAGGTGGACGCCGGTGTCGACACCTGCGTCGTCCCGCTGGGGGCCGGCACCGTCTCCGCCGCCGTCACCCGCGGCTCCAGCACGGTCGCGGCCGTCACCTCCCCGCAGGTCGTGACGAACTCCCCCTCGGTCCAGGACCTGCACTACGTCGCGGCCTCCAGCCGCCGCGAGGGTTCCTCGATCCCGGTCAGCGCCCCGGCCCCGGTCCCGACCGTGCCCGCGTCGCCGCGCCCGACCGTCCCGGTCACCCCGGCGCCGGTCATCCAGCCGGCAAGCTCGACATCGACCGTACTCTTCCCGATCACAGACACCTACGCCAACGAGGGTGCCCCGTCCACGGAGTACGGCAGCGATCCGTTGCTGGTCTCCCGCACCGGTCCCGGGGCGCGCGCCTACCTGCGCTTCGACCTGCCCAAGGCCCCGGCCGGCAAGCGGCTGACCGGTGCCACCCTGCGGGTGCGCACCGCGCCGGACCCGATGGCGGCCTCCACCGCCGCGCACCGGGTCCGGCTGGCCTCCAACGCCTACAGGGTGGCGGAGCTGAACTGGAACAACCGGCCCGCGGCCTCCGGTGCGGTCCTCGGCGAGGTGGCGGCCGGCGCGAAGGTGAACTCGTCCTACGACGTGACGTTGGCCACCGCTCCGCTCGCGTCGGTCCTGGGCACGCCTCAGACCGTGGCGATCGACGCCCTGGGGGCGGACAGCCTGTGGCTGTGGTCGAGCGAGAACGCCGACCGCAACCTGCGCCCGCAGCTGGTCCTCACCTGGAGCTGA
- a CDS encoding histidine phosphatase family protein — MPTLLLVRHGRSTANTAGVLAGWTPDVHLDDTGRAQAAALGQRLAPVPVASFVVSPLERCQETAAALRAVDGPDGPRPAATTDERLGECRYGDWTSRPIKELAREPLWRTVQEHPSAAVFPGPDGEGLADVQHRSVAAVREHDARVAAEHGEDAVWVAVTHGDVIKAILADALGMHLDLFQRISADPCSVSVVRYAPLRPFVLRVNDSGGDLSGFAPRRKRARRSPARPARRSSDAVVGGGAGSA; from the coding sequence GTGCCCACCCTCCTGCTCGTGCGCCACGGGCGCAGCACCGCGAACACCGCCGGGGTCCTGGCCGGCTGGACCCCCGACGTGCACCTCGACGACACCGGCCGGGCGCAGGCCGCGGCCCTGGGGCAGCGGCTGGCGCCCGTCCCGGTCGCCTCCTTCGTGGTCTCCCCCCTGGAGCGGTGCCAGGAGACCGCCGCGGCGCTGCGCGCGGTCGACGGCCCCGACGGCCCCCGTCCCGCCGCCACGACCGACGAGCGGCTGGGGGAGTGCCGCTACGGCGACTGGACCAGCCGCCCGATCAAGGAGCTGGCCCGGGAACCGCTGTGGCGGACGGTGCAGGAGCACCCCTCGGCGGCGGTGTTCCCCGGCCCCGACGGCGAGGGCCTGGCGGACGTGCAGCACCGGTCGGTGGCCGCCGTCCGTGAGCACGACGCGCGGGTGGCCGCCGAGCACGGCGAGGACGCCGTCTGGGTCGCGGTGACCCACGGGGACGTCATCAAGGCGATCCTCGCCGACGCGCTGGGCATGCACCTGGACCTCTTCCAGCGCATCTCCGCCGACCCGTGCTCGGTGTCGGTCGTGCGCTACGCCCCCCTGCGGCCGTTCGTGCTGCGGGTCAACGACTCCGGCGGGGACCTGTCCGGGTTCGCGCCGCGGCGCAAGCGCGCGCGGCGCTCGCCCGCCCGCCCGGCGCGGCGGTCCTCCGACGCGGTCGTCGGGGGCGGGGCCGGCTCGGCGTAG
- a CDS encoding SCO1664 family protein codes for MNATFAGVAEQDALVRLASGEVEIRGRLADASNATLYAVVDGPDGELACVYKPVAGERPLWDFPDGTLARREVASYAVSAATGWHVVPPTVFRDGPLGPGSVQLWLQQDGADPAEPAEVVLPSPGAGLIDIVAPRRVEPGWRTVLEAEDGAGRPVVLVHADDLRLRRIAVLDVVLNNADRKGGHVLPGWSGAVHGVDHGLTFHEEPKLRTVLWGFAGTRLLAEEREVLATLVADLDGPLGELLGELLSVEEVVATLERTERLLQADRLPRPRGHRTIPWPPF; via the coding sequence CTGAACGCGACGTTCGCGGGCGTCGCGGAGCAGGACGCCCTGGTCCGGCTGGCCTCGGGGGAGGTCGAGATCCGCGGGCGGCTCGCGGACGCCTCCAACGCCACCCTGTACGCGGTGGTGGACGGCCCCGACGGGGAACTGGCCTGCGTCTACAAGCCGGTGGCGGGGGAGCGCCCGCTGTGGGACTTCCCCGACGGGACCCTCGCCCGGCGCGAGGTCGCCTCCTACGCCGTGTCGGCCGCGACGGGCTGGCACGTGGTGCCGCCCACCGTCTTCCGCGACGGCCCGCTGGGGCCGGGGTCGGTGCAGCTGTGGCTGCAGCAGGACGGCGCGGACCCGGCCGAACCGGCCGAGGTGGTGCTGCCCTCCCCCGGCGCGGGGCTCATCGACATCGTCGCGCCCCGGCGGGTGGAGCCGGGGTGGCGCACGGTGCTGGAGGCCGAGGACGGGGCGGGGCGCCCGGTGGTGCTGGTCCACGCCGACGACCTGCGGCTGCGGCGCATCGCCGTGCTGGACGTGGTGCTGAACAACGCCGACCGCAAGGGCGGGCACGTCCTGCCGGGCTGGTCCGGAGCGGTGCACGGGGTGGACCACGGGCTGACCTTCCACGAGGAGCCCAAGCTGCGCACGGTCCTGTGGGGCTTCGCCGGGACCCGGCTGCTCGCCGAGGAGCGCGAGGTGCTCGCGACGCTGGTGGCCGACCTCGACGGCCCCCTGGGGGAGCTGCTGGGGGAGCTGCTCAGCGTGGAGGAGGTCGTGGCGACCCTCGAGCGCACCGAGCGCCTCCTCCAGGCCGACCGCCTGCCGCGCCCGCGCGGGCACCGCACGATCCCGTGGCCGCCGTTCTGA
- the mshC gene encoding cysteine--1-D-myo-inosityl 2-amino-2-deoxy-alpha-D-glucopyranoside ligase produces the protein MRSWSVPEVPALPGRGPRVHLHDTATGGLVPVGPEAGTATLYVCGITPYDATHLGHANTYVAFDLLGRAWRDAGLDVRYVQNVTDVDDPLLERAEATGVDWRDLAESQVELFRGDMEALSVVPPQRYLGVVEAVDLVAEAVRDLLAAGAAYRVPGTDGGPDGDVYFPVDADAAFGTVGGYDLETMLALSAERGGDPQRPGKRNPLDPLLWRVERPGEPAWEAGELGRGRPGWHIECTAIALEHLGMPIDVQAGGSDLVFPHHEMGAAHAHLLRPRARPFARAYAHSGMVALDGEKMSKSKGNLVLVSRLVAAGVPAAVVRLAIVDHHWRTDWEWTDEVLAQARARHERWSAAVAAPAGPPAEALLATVRERLADDLDAPGAVAAVDAWVEQARTTAGTDAQAPDLVRRTVSALLGVVLP, from the coding sequence GTGCGTTCCTGGTCCGTTCCCGAAGTCCCGGCCCTCCCCGGTCGGGGCCCCCGCGTCCACCTGCACGACACCGCGACCGGCGGGCTCGTCCCGGTGGGCCCGGAGGCGGGGACGGCGACGCTGTACGTCTGCGGCATCACCCCCTACGACGCCACCCACCTCGGGCACGCCAACACCTACGTCGCGTTCGACCTGCTGGGGCGGGCGTGGCGGGACGCGGGCCTGGACGTGCGCTACGTCCAGAACGTCACCGACGTCGACGACCCGCTGCTGGAGCGCGCGGAGGCGACGGGGGTGGACTGGCGCGACCTCGCCGAGTCGCAGGTCGAGCTGTTCCGCGGCGACATGGAGGCCCTCTCCGTCGTCCCGCCGCAGCGCTACCTCGGCGTCGTCGAGGCCGTGGACCTGGTCGCGGAGGCCGTGCGCGACCTCCTCGCCGCCGGCGCCGCCTACCGCGTCCCGGGGACCGACGGCGGCCCGGACGGCGACGTGTACTTCCCCGTCGACGCCGACGCGGCGTTCGGCACGGTCGGCGGCTACGACCTGGAGACGATGCTGGCGCTGTCCGCCGAGCGCGGCGGGGACCCGCAGCGCCCGGGCAAGCGGAACCCGCTGGACCCGTTGCTGTGGCGGGTGGAGCGTCCCGGGGAGCCGGCGTGGGAGGCGGGGGAGCTGGGGCGCGGGCGCCCCGGCTGGCACATCGAGTGCACCGCGATCGCGCTGGAGCACCTGGGGATGCCCATCGACGTGCAGGCCGGGGGCAGCGACCTGGTGTTCCCCCACCACGAGATGGGCGCCGCGCACGCGCACCTGCTGCGCCCGCGGGCACGGCCCTTCGCCCGCGCCTACGCGCACTCGGGCATGGTCGCCCTCGACGGCGAGAAGATGAGCAAGTCCAAGGGCAACCTGGTGCTGGTCTCCAGGCTCGTCGCGGCCGGGGTGCCGGCCGCGGTGGTGCGCCTGGCGATCGTGGACCACCACTGGCGCACCGACTGGGAGTGGACCGACGAGGTCCTCGCCCAGGCGCGGGCGCGCCACGAGCGCTGGAGCGCCGCCGTCGCCGCCCCGGCGGGCCCCCCGGCGGAGGCGCTGCTGGCCACCGTGCGCGAACGCCTCGCCGACGACCTCGACGCGCCCGGCGCGGTCGCGGCCGTGGACGCGTGGGTGGAGCAGGCCCGCACGACCGCCGGCACCGACGCGCAGGCCCCGGACCTGGTGCGCCGCACCGTCTCCGCCCTCCTCGGCGTCGTCCTCCCCTGA
- a CDS encoding GDP-L-fucose synthase family protein, whose protein sequence is MEASREPVRRDLDLDPGARVYVAGHRGLVGSAVCRRLAAEGFRDVVTRTSTELDLRERAPVERFFDEVRPDVVVLAAARVGGIGANSTYPAQFLSDNLRIQVNVMDAAARVGTPRLLLLGSSCIYPKFAEQPIREDSLLTGALEPTNDAYAIAKIAGILQVQAVRRQHGLPWISAMPTNLYGPHDNFDPEASHVLPAMLRRFHEAARDEAPVVTCWGSGTPRREFLHVDDLAEACLFLLRHYDDPAPVNVGTGTDVTVRELAELVAGIAGYRGRIEWDATKPDGTPRKLLDVSRLRDLGWSARTGLADGVRDTFDWYLRALEPAV, encoded by the coding sequence ATGGAGGCCTCGCGAGAGCCCGTTCGGCGGGACCTGGACCTGGACCCGGGAGCCAGGGTGTACGTCGCCGGGCACCGCGGCCTCGTGGGCTCGGCGGTCTGTCGGCGGCTGGCGGCCGAGGGCTTCCGCGACGTCGTGACGCGCACCTCCACCGAGCTCGACCTGCGCGAGCGCGCCCCCGTCGAGCGGTTCTTCGACGAGGTGCGCCCCGACGTGGTCGTCCTCGCCGCGGCCAGGGTCGGGGGGATCGGGGCCAACTCCACCTACCCCGCCCAGTTCCTCTCCGACAACCTGCGCATCCAGGTCAACGTCATGGACGCCGCCGCGCGGGTCGGTACCCCGCGGCTGCTGCTGCTGGGCTCCTCCTGCATCTACCCCAAGTTCGCCGAGCAGCCCATCCGCGAGGACTCCCTGCTCACCGGCGCCCTGGAACCCACCAACGACGCCTACGCCATCGCCAAGATCGCCGGGATCCTGCAGGTGCAGGCGGTGCGCCGCCAGCACGGGCTGCCCTGGATCTCGGCCATGCCCACCAACCTCTACGGGCCCCACGACAACTTCGACCCCGAGGCCTCCCACGTCCTGCCCGCCATGCTGCGCCGCTTCCACGAGGCGGCCCGCGACGAGGCGCCGGTCGTGACCTGCTGGGGCAGCGGCACTCCGCGCCGGGAGTTCCTCCACGTCGACGACCTCGCCGAGGCCTGCCTGTTCCTCCTGCGCCACTACGACGACCCCGCCCCCGTCAACGTCGGGACCGGGACGGACGTCACCGTCCGCGAACTCGCCGAGCTCGTCGCGGGGATCGCGGGCTACCGCGGCCGCATCGAGTGGGACGCGACCAAGCCCGACGGGACCCCCCGCAAGCTCCTCGACGTCTCGCGGTTGCGCGACCTCGGCTGGAGCGCCCGCACCGGCCTCGCCGACGGGGTGCGGGACACCTTCGACTGGTACCTGCGAGCCCTGGAGCCGGCGGTTTGA
- a CDS encoding acetyltransferase, with amino-acid sequence MTPRGAEGTHPPRRSLAGFTGAGYDKGRGPLWQVAWQLVSGLVVVRWWCPAALRVALLRAFGARIGTGVLVRHGVRVHWPWKLTVGNSSWIGQDTWLLNLEPVVLGDDVCLSQGVLLCTGSHDRRSPTFEFDNAPITVQDGAWIAAQATVLRGVTVGADAVVGACALVVRDVPAGATVLAPAATWPTGAGERPRNG; translated from the coding sequence TTGACGCCGCGGGGCGCCGAGGGGACCCACCCGCCCCGGCGCAGCCTGGCCGGGTTCACCGGCGCCGGCTACGACAAGGGCCGCGGCCCGCTCTGGCAGGTGGCCTGGCAGCTGGTCTCCGGTCTGGTGGTGGTCCGCTGGTGGTGCCCCGCCGCGCTGCGCGTCGCCCTGCTGCGGGCCTTCGGGGCCCGCATCGGGACGGGGGTCCTCGTCCGGCACGGGGTGCGGGTGCACTGGCCGTGGAAGCTGACGGTGGGGAACTCCAGCTGGATCGGGCAGGACACCTGGCTGCTCAACCTCGAACCCGTCGTGCTCGGCGACGACGTCTGCCTCTCCCAGGGGGTGCTGCTCTGCACCGGCAGCCACGACCGCCGCTCACCCACGTTCGAGTTCGACAACGCCCCCATCACCGTGCAGGACGGGGCCTGGATCGCGGCCCAGGCCACGGTGCTGCGCGGGGTGACCGTCGGGGCCGACGCCGTGGTCGGCGCCTGCGCCCTCGTGGTGCGCGACGTCCCCGCCGGCGCCACCGTGCTGGCGCCGGCGGCCACCTGGCCCACCGGTGCGGGCGAGCGCCCGCGGAACGGCTGA
- a CDS encoding DUF3090 domain-containing protein, protein MPVYEYDPPERFVAGTVGEPGARTFFLQARGGGRLTSVALEKTQVSALAERVGELLDEIVRRSGGRAPVPAAPAAGSEDTAPLDVPIEEEFRVGTMSLAWDGERDVVVIECFEVSEEDVDPEVPDLAPDRDLLRVSLDGTAARAFATRALALVAAGRPPCPFCSGPLDPQGHVCPRANGYRR, encoded by the coding sequence ATGCCCGTGTACGAGTACGACCCGCCCGAGCGATTCGTGGCGGGCACCGTCGGCGAGCCCGGGGCGCGGACGTTCTTCCTCCAGGCCCGCGGGGGTGGACGTCTCACGTCGGTGGCGCTGGAGAAGACGCAGGTGTCCGCGCTCGCCGAGCGCGTGGGGGAGCTCCTCGACGAGATCGTGCGCCGCTCGGGGGGCCGCGCGCCCGTCCCGGCGGCGCCGGCGGCCGGTTCCGAGGACACCGCCCCCCTCGACGTGCCCATCGAGGAGGAGTTCCGGGTCGGCACCATGAGCCTGGCCTGGGACGGCGAGCGCGACGTCGTGGTCATCGAGTGCTTCGAGGTGTCGGAGGAGGACGTGGACCCGGAGGTCCCCGACCTCGCCCCCGACCGCGACCTGCTGCGGGTCTCCCTGGACGGGACGGCGGCGCGGGCCTTCGCGACCCGGGCCCTGGCGCTGGTCGCCGCGGGCCGTCCGCCGTGCCCGTTCTGCTCCGGCCCGCTGGACCCGCAGGGCCACGTCTGCCCCCGCGCGAACGGGTACCGGCGCTGA
- a CDS encoding dipeptidase has product MTFPVVDGHNDLAWELRERFGSDPARAGLATEQPALHTDVPRLRAGGVGAQFWSVYVPSHWDPAAAAVAVFEQVDLVRRLVATHPDVFRWTPTAADVRTAVAEGRIASLPGAEGGHAIAGSLAVLRELRRAGLAYLTLTHNDNTPWAASATGVHVEHGLTAFGRDVVCEMNRTGVLVDLSHVHERTMHDALDVTTRPVLFSHSSARAVTDHPRNVPDGVLERLPGNGGVLMVTFVPAFVNRACADHRAAATAERRRRGLAGDPYDPAGFGDWLAANPRPRATLADVADHLDHAREVVGVEHLGLGGDYDGTDELPVGLEDVSAYPRLLAELTGRGWSGSDLAALAGGNALRVLEEAQDGTSVD; this is encoded by the coding sequence GTGACGTTCCCGGTCGTCGACGGGCACAACGACCTGGCCTGGGAGCTGCGCGAGCGGTTCGGCTCCGACCCCGCCCGCGCCGGGCTGGCGACGGAGCAGCCCGCCCTGCACACCGACGTCCCCCGCCTGCGCGCCGGCGGGGTCGGGGCGCAGTTCTGGTCCGTCTACGTCCCCTCGCACTGGGACCCCGCGGCCGCCGCGGTGGCCGTGTTCGAGCAGGTCGACCTCGTCCGCCGCCTCGTCGCCACCCACCCCGACGTGTTCCGCTGGACCCCCACCGCCGCCGACGTCCGCACCGCCGTCGCCGAGGGCCGCATCGCCTCCCTGCCCGGGGCCGAGGGCGGGCACGCCATCGCCGGTTCCCTGGCGGTGCTGCGCGAACTGCGCCGCGCCGGGCTCGCGTACCTCACCCTCACCCACAACGACAACACCCCCTGGGCCGCCTCCGCCACCGGCGTCCACGTCGAGCACGGCCTCACCGCCTTCGGCCGCGACGTCGTCTGCGAGATGAACCGCACCGGGGTCCTCGTCGACCTCTCCCACGTCCACGAACGCACCATGCACGACGCCCTCGACGTCACGACCCGGCCCGTGCTGTTCTCGCACTCCTCCGCGCGCGCCGTGACCGACCACCCCCGCAACGTCCCCGACGGGGTGCTGGAACGCCTGCCCGGCAACGGGGGCGTCCTCATGGTCACCTTCGTGCCGGCCTTCGTGAACCGGGCCTGTGCGGACCACCGCGCCGCGGCCACCGCGGAACGGCGACGGCGCGGGCTGGCGGGCGACCCCTACGACCCGGCCGGGTTCGGCGACTGGCTGGCCGCGAACCCCCGTCCCCGCGCCACGCTCGCCGACGTGGCCGACCACCTCGACCACGCCCGCGAGGTCGTCGGCGTGGAGCACCTCGGCCTCGGCGGCGACTACGACGGCACCGACGAGCTCCCCGTCGGCCTGGAGGACGTCTCCGCCTACCCCCGGCTGCTGGCCGAGCTCACCGGCCGCGGCTGGTCGGGCAGCGACCTCGCGGCGCTCGCGGGCGGCAACGCCCTGCGGGTGCTGGAGGAGGCCCAGGACGGCACCTCCGTCGACTGA
- a CDS encoding glycosyltransferase, which produces MRVLHVVTLVSPDGAFGGPVAVATHQGAALRARGHDVRAVAGALGYAGEPPGDLGGTPLRAHRLRRLLPGAGFSGLTSPRLLADVRRALRWADVVHVHLARDLVTLPAARLALAAGVPLVVQPHGMVVPTANPLARPLDLVLTRPVLRGASAVLHLTPAEEAGLGRLVPPAPGWRRLPNGIPPVAVPPPLPARPGVLFLGRLAARKRPVLFARTAAALLAAGIDADFALVGPDEGEGGAVRAVVEAAGDPRLRWEGALAPGEVAARLARASLVVLPSLAEPFPVAVLEAMAMGRAVLVVEDCGLAPAVAAAGAGAVVGPEPADLLPAVRDLLTRDGALARAGAAAWRTSQSQFSMDPVAARLETIYADAVSRR; this is translated from the coding sequence GTGCGCGTCCTGCACGTCGTCACGCTCGTCTCGCCCGACGGCGCCTTCGGCGGGCCCGTCGCCGTCGCCACCCACCAGGGCGCGGCCCTGCGGGCCCGCGGCCACGACGTGCGCGCGGTGGCCGGGGCGCTGGGCTACGCCGGCGAGCCGCCCGGCGACCTCGGCGGCACCCCGCTGCGCGCGCACCGGCTGCGGCGCCTGCTGCCGGGCGCGGGCTTCAGCGGGCTGACCTCGCCCCGGCTGCTGGCCGACGTCCGCCGCGCGCTGCGCTGGGCCGACGTCGTGCACGTCCACCTCGCCCGCGACCTCGTGACCCTCCCCGCCGCGCGGCTCGCGCTGGCCGCCGGGGTCCCGCTCGTCGTCCAGCCGCACGGCATGGTCGTCCCCACCGCCAACCCGCTGGCCCGGCCGCTGGACCTCGTCCTGACCCGGCCCGTGCTGCGGGGGGCCTCGGCCGTGCTGCACCTGACCCCCGCGGAGGAGGCCGGGCTGGGGCGGCTGGTGCCCCCCGCCCCGGGATGGCGGCGGCTGCCGAACGGCATCCCGCCCGTCGCCGTCCCCCCGCCGCTCCCGGCGCGGCCCGGCGTCCTGTTCCTGGGCCGCCTCGCGGCCCGCAAGCGCCCGGTCCTCTTCGCCCGCACCGCCGCGGCGCTGCTGGCCGCGGGGATCGACGCCGACTTCGCCCTCGTCGGCCCGGACGAGGGGGAGGGCGGCGCGGTGCGCGCGGTCGTCGAGGCCGCGGGCGACCCCCGGCTGCGCTGGGAGGGCGCGCTGGCGCCCGGGGAGGTCGCCGCCCGGCTGGCCCGCGCCTCCCTCGTGGTGCTGCCCTCCCTCGCCGAGCCGTTCCCGGTCGCGGTGCTCGAGGCGATGGCGATGGGGCGCGCGGTTCTCGTGGTGGAGGACTGCGGGCTGGCCCCGGCGGTCGCGGCGGCCGGGGCCGGTGCGGTGGTCGGACCGGAGCCCGCCGACCTGCTGCCCGCCGTCCGCGACCTGCTGACCCGCGACGGTGCCCTGGCCCGGGCGGGCGCCGCGGCGTGGCGAACGTCACAGTCGCAGTTCTCGATGGATCCGGTCGCGGCGCGGCTGGAGACGATCTACGCGGACGCCGTTTCCCGACGCTGA